The genomic window AGACCGGCACGGGCCGCCAGCAGGTGGCCCGCCATGGTGTTGATGCGGATCGGCTGGCGCGCGGCCGGCGCCAGTTCGGCGAGCCAGCGCGGAATCGGGAAATCGGCATAGGCCGGATCCCAGCCGATGATTTCGTGCTGGGCCAGATCGCCCGCCGTCGCGGGCGTGCCGCGCCGGGCGAGATAATCGGGCGCGGCATAGAGGCAGATGGCGAGGCCGGCGAGGCGGCGGATTGTAAGACCGCCGGCCTCGCGCGGCGGATAGAGCCGGACCGCGAGATCGGCCTCGCGCCGGGCGAGCTTGATCGTCTCGACGCTGGCGACGATCTCGAGTTCGAGCTCGGGATGGGCGGCCCTGAGCTCGCCCAGCGCCGGCAGCAGGAACCATTGGCCCAGCATCTCGGCCACCGCGATGCGCACGGTGCCGGCGATCACGCCCGGCGCATCGAAGCGGCGGCGGCTCACGGCGGCGAGCGCCTCTTCCGCCCGCTCGGCCGCCGGCAGCAGTTCGGAGCCGGCCTCGCTCAGCACATAGCCCTCGCGCCGGCGCAGGAACAGCGGCGCCTTCAACGCCGCCTCGAGCGCCTCGATCCGGCGGGTCACCGTCGACTGGCTGACATGGAGCCGGCGCGCCGCCCCGGTCAGGCTGCCGTCGCGCGCCACGGCGAGGAAATATCTGAGGTCGTTCCAATCCATGGCCGGCACGATGCCCCAAAAGCTCCTTATTCGTCATCCCCGCGAAGGCGGGGATCCAGGGCTGCGGTAAAGACTACCGCGCCTCGTTGTCGCCCAGCGAGCCCGCGGCTCTGGATTCCCGCCTGCGCGGGAACGACGGAAGGAGTGAGACTTCACCGCAAAAACGGCAAATGACTTGGCGCTCTTCGCTGTCGGCTTCCGGCAGATCCGGGCGCAGATGTCATGACGGTTTCGCCATTCGATGGAGGAAGAACCTCATGACCACCGTCACCAAGGCCATCCAGATGAGCGAGGTCGGCCCGGCCGACCGGCTCCGTCTCGTCGATCTGCCGGTTGCAGCACCCGGCCCCGGCGAGCTCTTGATCCGCCAGACTGCGATCGGCATCAACTATGTCGACGTCTATCATCGCCAGGGCAGGTACCCGCTGCCGCTGCCGGCGGTGCCGGGCGTCGAGGCGGCGGGTGTGGTCGAGGCGGTCGGCTCGTCCGACACCGGCTTCGCGGTCGGCCAGCGCGTCGCCTATGCGACCTTCCCGGCCGGTGCCTATGCGGGCCATCGCGTCATGCCGGCCAACCGGGTCGTGGCAGTGCCTGACGGGGTCGACGACCGCACGGCGGCTGCTGCCCTCTTCGCCGGCCTCACGGCCCATTACCTGATCCACCGGGCCTATCCGGTGCGCGCTGGTGACTGCGTGCTGTTCCATGCCGCGGCCGGCGGCGTCGGCCTCATCGCCGGGCAATGGCTGAAGGCGCTCGGCGCACGCGCGATCGGCACGGTCGGCTCAGCCGCCAAGCGGGCGGTCGCGCGCGATCATGGCTATGACGAAGTGCTGGTGTTGGGCGAGGACGACGTGCCGGCCCGGGTGCGTGCCGCGACGGGAGGCCGCGGCGTGCCGGTCGTGTTCGATTCGGTCGGCCGCGACACGATCGATCTGTCGCTCGACAGCCTGGCACCGCACGGCATGCTCGTCAGCTTCGGCACCGCGTCCGGTTTCGTGCCGCCTATTGAGATCGAGACCCTGCGCGCCAAGGGGTCGCTCCAGGTCTCGGCGCCGACCTACGGCACCTATCTCGCGACGCGCGCCGATCTCGAGGCTGGTTCGGCAGCACTCTTCGCCATGCTCGCGCGCGGCGCCATCCGCGTCGAGATCGGCGGGATCTATCCGCTCGCCGAGGCGGCGCGGGCGCATGCCGATCTTGAAGGGCGGCGCACGACTGGCTCGCTGCTGCTGATCCCCTAACCGGCAGTGACCTCGACTTCGACCTCCATGCCGTAGAAGTCCTCGGCGTTGCCGGTATAGCTGCCGCTCAAGGGCACGGCCTGGGACGCGTCGCGGGCGACCGCGACGCGGATCAGGTTGCACCCGCCGGCGAGCGCGTTGGTCGGGTCGAATTCGACCCAGCCGGCGCCGGGCAGATAGACTTGCACCCAGGCATGGGTGGCACCGCCGCCAACCAGGCCGCCGGAGGCGCCGACGAGCGCCTCGTCATAGAGATAGCCGGATACGAAGCGCGCGGCGAAGCCCAGGCTGCGCACAGCCTCCATCATGAACAGCGCGAAGTCCCGGCAGCTGCCGCTGCCGAGGTCGAGCGTCTCGGTCGGCGTCTGGGTACCCATCTCCTCGCGCCGGCAATAGCTGAACTCGTTCCGGATCGCGCGGGTGATGGCGAGCAGCACGTCCATGGTCCGGGGAGCGGCGCCGCCCTGGCCGGTGACGAAGCGGCGTGCCCAGGCGTCGACCTGGTGCTCGGGGTCGGGGTAGTGCCGCTCGTCGGTCCGGCCGAGATCCGGCACCTCGTCGGCGGCATAGCTGAACGGATAGAGCTCGGCATAGGGCTCAAGCACGAAATCCTGCGCGCCGATCGGGAAATGTTCGGCAGTGAAGCTCGACTCGATGACAAGCTCGGTCGTGGGCGTGGTGAAGCTCGCGATCACGATCGAGTTGCCGAACACGTCATGGATCCAGCGGACCTGCGCTGGCGGCGAGATCGTGAGGCCGGTCTCGACGAGGCGCAGATCGTGGCTGTCGCGCGGGCGGCACATCAGGCGATGCTCGCCCAGGGTCACCGGATTGGCGTAGCGATAGACCGTCCGATGCCGGACCGTCAGCTGTGTCGACATGAATCCCCCGCGCACGATGCGGGGCGGCCCCGCAGCTCGTCGATCGATGGCCTATATAAATAAGTGCGATCCTGGCGACTAGTTTCCGACTGCCCGGCCGATCACGGCATCAGGCGCGGCGGCGGATGCCCAGATAGAGTGTGAGCACGAGGCTCGCGCCGATCACGACGGCGATGATCCCCGGGCCGGTTAGGCCCAAGCCGCCGAACAGCGCGAACAGGAAGCCGCCCGCGAGCGCGCCGATCGCGCCCAGGGTGAGGTAGGTCGGGCGGCTGGCACCATTGCCGGCGACGAGGCTCGCGAGCCACCCCAGGCCCAAGCCCAGGGCCAGCCAGACGACAACCGACATCCGCGCGAACCTCCTGTTCCGAGAGGTGGCCGATCAGGGCCGATCGCTCAATCCTGGATTTCGGCGGCGATTTCGGCAAGTGCCGCCTCGCGTTCGGCGGCCCGCCGCTGCCGCGCCCACATGGCGGCATAGGCGCCGCCGAGCCGCAGCAGCTCGCCGTGCCGGCCGCGCTCGATGATCCGGCCGTGGTCGAGCACCAGGATCTCGTCGGCATCGACGACGGTCGAGAGGCGATGGGCGATGACGACGGTCGTGTGATCGGTCGAGACCTGGCGCAGGCTCGCCTGAATCTCCTGTTCGGTGGCGCTGTCGAGCGCACTCGTCGCCTCGTCGAAGATCAGGATCGCCGGCGCCTTCAGGATGACGCGCGCGATCGCGACGCGCTGCTTCTCGCCGCCCGAGAGCTTGAGGCCCCGTTCGCCGACCCGCGTCTCGTAGCCATCCGGCAGGCGGGCGACGAAATCATGGATCCGGGCGAGCCGGGCCGCCTCGATGATCTCGGCCTCGCTCGCGTCCGGGCGGCCATAGGCGATGTTGTAGCGGATCGTGTCGTTGAACAGCACCGTGTCCTGCGGCACGACGCCGATCGCCCGGCGCAGCGAGCCCTGGGTGACGTCGCGCAGGTCCTGGCCGTCGATCTCGATCGACCCGCCGGTCACGTCGTAGAAGCGGAACAGGAGACGCGCGATGGTCGACTTGCCGCCGCCGGACGGGCCGACGATCGCGACGGTCTGGCCGGCCGGCACCTCGAACGAGACCTCGTCCAGGATCGGCCGGCGCGGATCATAGGCGAAGCTCACCCGCTCGAACCGGACGCGGCCGCCGCGGGCGACGACGAGCTCCGGCGCGCCCGCTCGGTCCTCGACCTCGGCCGGCTCATGGAGCAGCCGGTACATGGCCTCGACGTCGATCAGCGACTGTTTGATGTTGCGGTAGACCATGCCCAGGATATTGAGCGGCTGGTAGAGCTGCAGCAGGTAGCTGTTGACCAGTACGAAGTCGCCGACCGTCAGCCGATGCTGGGCGACGCCCGCACCGGCCAGGATCATCATCAGCACGAGCCCGCTCGAGATGATCAGGCCCTGGCCGAGATTGAGCAGCGACAGCGAGGTCTGGCTGCGCACGGCCGCGCGCTCGAACGCCTGCTTTGCCAGGTCGAAGCGCCGGGCCTCGTGCGCCTCGTTCGAGAAATACTTGACCGTCTCATAGTTCAGGAGACTGTCGATCGCGCGCGCGTTGGCCTCGCCGTCGCGCTCGTTCATCTCGCGGCGGAAGCGCACGCGCCACTGGGTGATGCCGATGGTCCAGGCGACATAGGCGACGATGGTCGCAAGCGTGGCCAGCATGAAGCGCGCGTCGTAGCGGCGCCACAGGATGGCCGAGACCAGCAGGATCTCGAGCAGCGTCGGCCCGATGTTGAAGAGCGTGAAGGACAGGAGATATTCGATGCCCGTGGTGCCGCGCTCGATCGAGCGGCTGAGGCCGCCTGTTTGCCGCTCCAGGTGGAAGCGCAGCGACAGCGCGTGGAGATGGCGGAACACTTCGAGGGCGATCCGCCGGATCGCCCTCTGTGCCACCTTGGCGAACACCAGCTCGCGCAGCTCGCCCGCCGCCTGGGCCGCGACACGGGCGAGGCCGTAGAAGATAATGAGTGCCACCGGCACCAGGACCAGCGGCTGCGCGGCGAGGGAGAGCGCGTCGACCGCCTGCTTGTAGATGAGCGGGATCGCGACGGTGGCGAGCTTGCCCGCGACGATGAGGGCGAGTGCCGCCAGGACCCGCAGCCTAAGCTCGGGTTCGTGCCTCGGCCAGAGATGGGGCGAGAGGTGGCGCAGCACCGCGAACTGCGCGCTGAACGAGGCGGCCGGCGCGCGGGGTTCCGTGGAAATGGTTCGAATTCGGTCTCGCATGCGCCGGACGGTACCGCCGTGTTCTCCGCTGCGCCAGCGTCAGGCTGTCAGAGTGCCAACGCGGCGTGCTCCGTCGCGCGATGCCGGCGCAGCACCCGGGTCGCGAGCCAGGACGAGACCAGCATCAGGGCAGCACCCAGTATATAAGGTGCCGACGGACCGCCGAGCGAAAAGGCCGAGCCGGCGACGGCGGGGCCCAGCAGCCGGGCGAGCGAGCCCACGGACTGGTTGACGCCGAGGATGCCGCCCTGCTCGGTCGCGCGTGCCTCGCGCGAGATCAGGCTGGTCGTGGACGGCTGCGCCATGCCCATGCCGAGGGCCAGCAGCGACGAGGCGCCGATGCCGACGATCGGCGTCATGGCGGCGGCGAGCAGCGCCAGGCCGATCGCAATCGTGATGGTGCCGGCGAGCAGCATGCGCGGCTCGCCGAAGCGCTTGGTCAGTCGGCCGATGAGGCCGCCCTGGATCAGCACGAGCACGATGCCGACCATGGCGAAGAGTTCGCCGACCTGGCGCGGTCCCCAGCCGAAGCGGGCGAGCGCCCAGAGCGCGAAGGTCGTCTCCATGCCGGCGAAGGCGAAGGTCGTGGTGAAGAACAGGGTCATGAGCCGGCGCAGGTTCGGCCGGGCGAAGGCGCTACGGATCTGGGCGATCCGGCCGATCCGATGCCGGGCCGCCTCGGCCCGCCGTTCCGGCGGCAGCGATTCCTTGAGCAGCAAGGTGGCCAGCACCAGCGCCAGCGCCGAAAAGCCGGCGGCGGCATAGGCCGGCAGCGCCACGGTGATGGCGTTCGGATCTCCGCCTGCAAGCGCGCCGCCGATCGCCGGGCCGACGATGAAGCCCAGGCCCAGCGCCGCCCCCATCAGGCCCATGCCTTTGGCCCGGTTCTCCGGCGCCGTCACGTCGGCGATATAGGCTTGTGCCACCGAGATGTTGCCGGCGCTGATGCCCTGCAGCGCGCGGGCGGCGAACAGCATCCAGAGCGCATCGGCATGCGCCAGCCACAAATAGGCGGCGACCGAGGTCGCCGTGCTGACCAGCACGATCGGCCGCCGGCCGATCCGGTCGCTCAAGCGGCCCCATAGCGGCGCCGCGACGAGCTGCAGCCCGGAATAGGTTGCGAGCAGCATCGTCACCGCCAGGGGCGCCGCGCCGAAATGTTCGCCGTAGAACGGCAGCAGGGGGATGATGACGCCAAATCCGACGAGGTCGGTAAAGACGACCAGAAGCATGATCAGCATGACGGCCTTCATACCGCGCGACCGCGCCCAGCGACAGGGGCCAGATGGCAGTCCCGCATGCGGCGCGAGCGCGCGCGTGTTGGGCGCCGCCGTGGGATGGCGCCGGGCCGGACGAGGGTGTGAACTGGTTCACAGCTATCCCGCGAGGTTGTCGTTGAGAATTCGCGCGATCTTGCGATGAATCGGAAACGGCCTCAGTAATGGATCGAGCGAGAAAGACGGCTCGCTAGCCGCAAAAAATTCATGTCTTCTTATTTTCTGCTCGATATAATTTTCCCGCTTCCGCCATCCGATGCCGTGGCCTTGTAAAAGCGATGTAAAGATCCGGTAAAATCCGGGGGGATGAGCAAGTGTCGAGCATATTCCAAAGCGCATTCCTTGGGGGGCATCGTCCGCCGAGCGGTTGCAAAACGCGCTCGAGGCACGGGCAATGACTGGTTTCGGGGGGCAGATGGACCTGCTGATCGACCAAACGGGCCAGCCGTGGCCTAACGGTTCGACCGCCCTGCGCCGATATCTCGGCCAGCCGAGCTCGACCGCCGATCTCGCCGGTTTCGTCGTCTGCAACCTGGGTTTCGCCCGGTTGCGCATCCGGCAGGGGACGATCCTGCTCTCCGTCCGCGCCGGCCAGCTGGAATTCCGCGCGCTCGAGGCGGTCGTGCGCTTCCTGGTGACCGAAACCTGGCAGCGGCTGGTGATCGAGCACATGGATCGGCGGCCGGACTATGAGATCTTCGGCCGGGTCGAAGACGCGGTCGCCCGGCTCAAGGATCTGAGCGCGCCCTCGGTGGCCCTGGCACCACGCGATCCGTTCTTCAGCCAGGAACTCTCGCTCGACCGGCTCGCTCAATCCGGCCAGCAATCCCTGCAGTCCCTGCTGGCACTCTGGCGGGCACGCCGCGGCCAGCTGGCACCGAACCAGATCATCGCGATGATGCCGGGCCCGTTGAAGTCGCGCATGGTGCTGACCCGCATGCATCGTCCCGACAGCCTGGCGCCGAGCCGGGCGCTGGTCGAGCATATCGGCTCGGGCTTCCGCGTGTTCGATGCCTGCTGGGCGCTGGGCGCCGTCGGGCGCGACCTCGAGCAGCTGCCGGATCCAGGCTATGGTGAGAGGTCTGCCCGAGCGTACCACGAGGTGGCGGCGCTCGGGCAGCCGAGGTTCGAGCATGTCGATGCGGTGATCGACGTGCCGGGACGCCCGGTGACGCGCAGCCGCTACGAACGCCTGATGCTGCCCTGGCGGTCGCGCGGCGAGCTCTTCGTCTGCGGCGCCTCGGTGCTCCGCTCCTCATACCCGCTCGAACCGGCCGCGGCCCAGGCGGTCAGGTCCTGAAGCATCTCCTCGGTCGCCATCCGGATCAGATGGAGGTCGAGGTCGCCGCGGAACGAGCCCGTGAAGCGGATCATGGGCTCGACCTTGGTATAACCGTATGAGCGGACGACGCCCTTCTCCACCAGCGCCGGCTCGACCATGCTGACTGTGTAGTCGGTCTCCCACCGGGCATGGGCATAGGCGCGCGAGATCCGGGGCAGGATGCTCGACAGCCCGATGCCGCGGCAGCGCGGGTGATACCAGCCGCCGCCGGAAAAGACGACCCGACCGCCGATCTGCGCGGCCGATGGCGCCAGCACCTCGCAACGCTCGCCCGCGGCGAGGTGCGGTGCCGGATCCCGATAGAACAGGCGGAGCGAGGCGAGCTCGGCCGCGAGCGAGCTCTGCTGCAGCGGCAGGAAACGCGCTGCCTGCGTTGCGACGATCTCGTCGTCGGCGTCGCAGCCGGCGATCCAGAAGGCATTTGCCGGGTCGAGATCGCTGTGCACCGGGTTGAAGATCGGCACCAGCCTGCCCCAGCTGGCGCGCGATTGCTCGTTCACCTGCCGCAGCAGATCGAAATCCTGCTGCAGCGACAGGCGGATGCCTCGGTCGAAGGCGGCGCGGTCGGCCTGCAGCATGAACCGGGCCAGCAGCCGGATCGGCCCCTTGTCGAGCTGGATCTGATCCGGCAGCCGTTCGGACACGGATATCTTGGTCATTTTGGCTCACCGATAGTTGAGACGAACTATTGGCGACGCCATTTGAGCGAGGCGACAACGCCCCGAGCGTCAATCTTGAGTACAGATTGTTCGGGCTTACTCGGTCGATGAGGCTGCCGCCGGCGATGCCGTCTCGGCCGGGCCGGCGGCGACGGCGAGGAAGCGACCCATCAATTCCGCCATGGTGCCAGCGGAGCCGGTCGGCACGGCGCCGTCGACGAAGCCCCGATCGGCCAGACGCCGGAGGAACGCCGCGTCGCGGGACAGGATATGGATCGGCACGTCGTGCGAGGCGCTCGCGTGGCCGATCAGCGCCGGCGGCTGGTGGTCGCCCAGGATGATGGCGACGGCGCCGGCGTCGAGTGCCTGCGGCAGCCATTGGGCGAGCACGGTCAGGTCGTACTCGACCGACTGCAGGTACGGCCCGGCCAGGTTGTTCCAGTCGGGCGGCGTCGCGATGCGGCGGGCCGTCTCGGGATCCTGGGTCAGGCGCTCGGCGTCCGCCGGCTCCGCCACGACCGGCGGCACCGGATGAAACGGAATATGGCTCGACACCAGCACGATCTGGGCGAACAGCGGCCGGGCCGGGTCGCGCGGCAGGGCAAGGGCGCGGTCGAGCGCATATTGGTCCGGAATGGCGAACCAGCCGAAGTTCGGGCCGGTATATTGGAAATCGTCAGTGCCGACGATCCGCTCGAAGCCCCAGAAGGCGGCGTTGGCAAGCGGCGTCTTCAGGCCTGGCTGGATGTCGAAGGTCTGCCAGCCGGCCTTGGCCATGACGCCGGGCCAGGTCGGCCGATCGGTCGTCGTCTCCAGCGTGTAGAGTCG from Aliidongia dinghuensis includes these protein-coding regions:
- a CDS encoding quinone oxidoreductase family protein — encoded protein: MTTVTKAIQMSEVGPADRLRLVDLPVAAPGPGELLIRQTAIGINYVDVYHRQGRYPLPLPAVPGVEAAGVVEAVGSSDTGFAVGQRVAYATFPAGAYAGHRVMPANRVVAVPDGVDDRTAAAALFAGLTAHYLIHRAYPVRAGDCVLFHAAAGGVGLIAGQWLKALGARAIGTVGSAAKRAVARDHGYDEVLVLGEDDVPARVRAATGGRGVPVVFDSVGRDTIDLSLDSLAPHGMLVSFGTASGFVPPIEIETLRAKGSLQVSAPTYGTYLATRADLEAGSAALFAMLARGAIRVEIGGIYPLAEAARAHADLEGRRTTGSLLLIP
- a CDS encoding transglutaminase family protein, which translates into the protein MSTQLTVRHRTVYRYANPVTLGEHRLMCRPRDSHDLRLVETGLTISPPAQVRWIHDVFGNSIVIASFTTPTTELVIESSFTAEHFPIGAQDFVLEPYAELYPFSYAADEVPDLGRTDERHYPDPEHQVDAWARRFVTGQGGAAPRTMDVLLAITRAIRNEFSYCRREEMGTQTPTETLDLGSGSCRDFALFMMEAVRSLGFAARFVSGYLYDEALVGASGGLVGGGATHAWVQVYLPGAGWVEFDPTNALAGGCNLIRVAVARDASQAVPLSGSYTGNAEDFYGMEVEVEVTAG
- a CDS encoding ABCB family ABC transporter ATP-binding protein/permease, whose protein sequence is MRDRIRTISTEPRAPAASFSAQFAVLRHLSPHLWPRHEPELRLRVLAALALIVAGKLATVAIPLIYKQAVDALSLAAQPLVLVPVALIIFYGLARVAAQAAGELRELVFAKVAQRAIRRIALEVFRHLHALSLRFHLERQTGGLSRSIERGTTGIEYLLSFTLFNIGPTLLEILLVSAILWRRYDARFMLATLATIVAYVAWTIGITQWRVRFRREMNERDGEANARAIDSLLNYETVKYFSNEAHEARRFDLAKQAFERAAVRSQTSLSLLNLGQGLIISSGLVLMMILAGAGVAQHRLTVGDFVLVNSYLLQLYQPLNILGMVYRNIKQSLIDVEAMYRLLHEPAEVEDRAGAPELVVARGGRVRFERVSFAYDPRRPILDEVSFEVPAGQTVAIVGPSGGGKSTIARLLFRFYDVTGGSIEIDGQDLRDVTQGSLRRAIGVVPQDTVLFNDTIRYNIAYGRPDASEAEIIEAARLARIHDFVARLPDGYETRVGERGLKLSGGEKQRVAIARVILKAPAILIFDEATSALDSATEQEIQASLRQVSTDHTTVVIAHRLSTVVDADEILVLDHGRIIERGRHGELLRLGGAYAAMWARQRRAAEREAALAEIAAEIQD
- a CDS encoding GlsB/YeaQ/YmgE family stress response membrane protein produces the protein MSVVVWLALGLGLGWLASLVAGNGASRPTYLTLGAIGALAGGFLFALFGGLGLTGPGIIAVVIGASLVLTLYLGIRRRA
- a CDS encoding LysR family transcriptional regulator; its protein translation is MDWNDLRYFLAVARDGSLTGAARRLHVSQSTVTRRIEALEAALKAPLFLRRREGYVLSEAGSELLPAAERAEEALAAVSRRRFDAPGVIAGTVRIAVAEMLGQWFLLPALGELRAAHPELELEIVASVETIKLARREADLAVRLYPPREAGGLTIRRLAGLAICLYAAPDYLARRGTPATAGDLAQHEIIGWDPAYADFPIPRWLAELAPAARQPIRINTMAGHLLAARAGLGIAALLPQAAAENGLTRVLPDAAVFHHDIYLVAQALPQPDRRVDVVAQFIEQLFRREASRLAMAASPSDG
- a CDS encoding MFS transporter, with product MLIMLLVVFTDLVGFGVIIPLLPFYGEHFGAAPLAVTMLLATYSGLQLVAAPLWGRLSDRIGRRPIVLVSTATSVAAYLWLAHADALWMLFAARALQGISAGNISVAQAYIADVTAPENRAKGMGLMGAALGLGFIVGPAIGGALAGGDPNAITVALPAYAAAGFSALALVLATLLLKESLPPERRAEAARHRIGRIAQIRSAFARPNLRRLMTLFFTTTFAFAGMETTFALWALARFGWGPRQVGELFAMVGIVLVLIQGGLIGRLTKRFGEPRMLLAGTITIAIGLALLAAAMTPIVGIGASSLLALGMGMAQPSTTSLISREARATEQGGILGVNQSVGSLARLLGPAVAGSAFSLGGPSAPYILGAALMLVSSWLATRVLRRHRATEHAALAL